Below is a window of Rhodamnia argentea isolate NSW1041297 chromosome 11, ASM2092103v1, whole genome shotgun sequence DNA.
CCTCACAATCGTGGATTTGGGATGACATTAGTAACTGATTGCAATATAGGTCTGCTACTTCATTGTTGTGATTTTGTTTCACCGGAATTCCAATTTTTACAATGGGATTTGAGGAAGGAGATGGAGTTGGGGGAGAAGAGGAGGACGGCAATCATAGGTTAAACGGCTTCATTTAGGGCTATTGGTGCTGAATGGGCATCCTTACAAGCCGTGTCTATCGAAAGAAATGTTAGAATATTTCCACATCGAATTTTGGACGTCTCAaatcgaagttggcacttaGCACTTCATCAAAGTGAACGCTATACGAAAATTATGACGATTCTAgtgtccttttttctttagagATACATGAAATTGTTGACAGCATAATTGTTGACAGAGTGTTTTGATTAGTTTTTGctgcttatgtttttttttttcctcctgatCGAGTTTGTCTTTTGACTTAGAAAATTAATGAAACAGGTAATGTAAAGGTGGATGCTCTTAGTTTTCTTGCATGCAATGATTTTTTGCTGGTCAGTGGCGTAAATTACATTTGAAAATGATTGACTAGCTTTATGGAGATGTCAGACCTTGTTCCGTAGCTTTTGACAGGAGAGCAGCAACTGAACTTTGCTTTCATATGCTCTCGTATCATGTTCAAGGGCCAATATTCAGTTTTCTTCCCTAGAAGTGAGTTTGGATCATGACCCGTTAGTTACATTTGGGCACATAGAGAACTTTTCTCAACCCAATGAAAATCAATATCTGTACCTAAATCAATACTTCATGTGCACGTGATTTAATCGCGGTACATCCTGCGGATGTTCTTCGGCCAATGTCCACATGGTTATTTACTCTAATTTTCGCGCCTAGCAGGTCTTTTTTGATTATGATGACCAAATGAAGATCCCATACTTCAGGAACTGGATACAACGATTGAcggaagaaaatggaaaagtgaGGTGTGAATAGTCTGGCGGTTCCAATCCATTTTTCCTGTGATTTTACCCACAGTTCCCTATCTTCCGCATCTATTTGCGATGAAATATGTCTTCTGCATAACTTTGATAGGTCTAATGCAGCTGGAGAGGTAGCCAATCAAGATGTCCACCTTCCTTGGATTTGGCCAAAAGTTCCTGGCCGATTCtatttttgtttcggaaaacCAATAGAAACAGCAGGTATGTCCATTTGCTGCAaccaaatttctgatttttgcaGATATATTAAAAATGGGTTCTAGGAATTAGCTTCTCACATTAAAACCTGTCATCTCCTAGGAAGTCATATACGTGACTGGAGATGAAGCCTCCACTGAATCAATCTGAGCCATTGATTCATCTAGTCATTGCCTCAATTTCCATTTTTCCATCAAACAACTTACGAGCACATGCTTGATTTCCAGtggtctttcttttatttgtttcttctggATAGTGGTCAATTTATTCAACCTTGTACAACAGATGCATAAGTTTTACAGTCGATATTGATCATGAAGCTGCACTTTATGCCCTTTGTTACCGATCCTAGAGCACTCTGCACAATAATTTCTCTCTTGAGAATTGGTTTTTCTCAATCCAACTCAACTATGGTTTACTAGTAAGTCGGCTTTATGACGTGATTGTGCTCCTGAAGGGAGGAAGTGGGAACTGAAAGACCGGGAAAAATGTCATGAACTGTATCTACAAGTCAAATCAGAGGTGGAGAGCTGCATGGCGTACctaagagagaaaagagagagcgaTCCTTACAGGAGCATCTTCTCCAGATTGATGTATCAGGCCACACATAATTCTGCATATGAAATTCCAACCTTTGAACTGTGACAGAATCTCGTCTGAGATAGACTACATTTGCAAGTATTCACTCCCAAATAGCACAAGCCACAACTTTTACTGTAAAGTTCTGGACTTGCCGACTGGGGAAATACGTATGGACTGGGCTTCTCTGCTTAACTTTTCAAGCTCCGACTAGATTTGTTCCTCagttttctttctaatttctaATCATGTGGTCTTTCAGAAGTAGAGAAGATTTTTCCCTTCAGAACTGGTGAATGTAGTAATGGACGGGCTTCTGTATTGCTGAAGGGCATCAGGTGGTTTACTTTGGCCTTATCACTCTTCTTATGCAATAGTATGGTTATGAAAAGTCACACATGTATACATTTTAGCACACATATACggccaaaattatcaaaaaagtcataaacctattataattgtgtcaatttagacataaactctctcttttttgtcaattcaatcctaaccCTTTTGCATTCATATCAATTCACTCTTTCTGACCAATTTTGGCCATAAATCGCTGACGTGGTACGGCCAGCactaacgtggcaatttttagtaatgttttaatattgttgaaatttttattcataatttctctctttcttttctttatttcttttttcccggaCTGCACTAGGGTCAACAAGGGCCTAGATCTAGCAAGGGTCGTGAtgcccttgccaaatctagcCAGCCGAGGGTGCCGCAACCCTCGTCGGCCTCACTTGATCTAAGTGAGCGAGGCCGTTGCAGCCCTCACAGGCTCCTAAGTCCAatccaggggaaaaaaaagggtaaagaaagaaaaaaaattataaaaaaattcagaaaaatatttaaaattgcaACGTCAATGTCGACGGCACCACATCAGGGATTTTCAATCACATTTGGCCGAAAAGACTTAAtgagcacaaatacaaaaaacttTAAgcctgaattggcaaaaaagaaattatgactaaattgacacaattacaataaatttatgccttttttggtaattttcccttataTATACCAAAATATTAAAACCATTGTGTTGATATTGGGAAAATGATCAGGAAGAGGGGGTTATATTagttttgagaaaattaaatCTGGGAATTAAGGTccatttaataataaaaaaaattatcaaaaatgccCTAAATCTACGAATGTTAATTCAATCCCGAACCtttaaattttaccaatttagtcctcaatttTTCTAcgacttgccaatttagtctttctagccaattttggtaAGAAATCAGTGATGTATATAACAATTGCACTACATGACATGACTAGCGCTGACGCGAACAAATTTTTACGAtttttctctgaatttttctcctttatttcctttccttttcttttcttcctttttctctttttcttacaTCCCTTAGCAGGTCTGTGACCTCAGAGCTCGCGGCCCATATCTGGCAAGGGTGTCGCAGCCCTCACCAGACATGGATGAGCCCTCGTTATGAAACCAGTTCCTTTGCCTTTTGACGATTAAACCGGACAGGCGTGTTTAACATGGAAGCAGTTTTCTTCGAATATGGTTTTTGCATCGTCATTTTTCAGACTTCTTCAATTGAATATACGCGTATATTCCCCATGCTGCTGTCTATGGTACTTCAACCTAAAATCTCTGGGTCCCTTTAGGCACTTCTATACCACAGAATGAAAGGCAAGCAAGTGAATATCCCGTGATTGCTAGTCTATATGTTCCCCGGCGAGGCGGCTACCACAGAACTGGTTTCATAGCACTTTCAAAACACCAAATTACAGGAAGGGACTAGAGCGGCAAAATCATTTAGATTTATGCTCATTACCAAATCAAAGAGGATGAAGCAGTGAATTCAGATGTTtggagaaaaggaagagagataCAATCACAAATTCCCACGCAAGGCTAATCAAGCAAAGACTGCGCACTAGATGTCAAGGGTCATAATTTTAGTCTTCCAATAACAGTCCCAACAGCCAAGGAAGAAAAGGACGGATTACGCATCTATACATAGGGTTGTCAcgtcttttcctttcttgttgaaGCTTTGTCAAGGTAGAACACTACAACAGAATAATCAGATTTGTAGAGCCTTACCAAACGAGAATGGGGAGCCGCAGCACAAAAACTGCCCGCGGTGAATAAGCCCTCCAGTTTCGCTTTATGCAGAAAGATATGTAGACCTTGCAGACTAGAAAGGTCTTCCTGCTTCTTGCATCATCTTCTTTACTAGAGTCAATTTTTCAATCTCCTTAAGAACCTGAAACATCAGAAAGGGAATGTAACATCTATACTTCGGCCGGTGGACTctaatgaaaaatgacttcacAGAACACTTTTCACCTCCATGGCCAAGTCTTCCACAGTCACAGCACTGAAATCATCATGACCATACCGAGAAGCTATTTCTGCAGAGGAAAAGTGACAATTGGCACCACAATTGTCGCGCTTTTGTGAGCAATAGAGCGTGTGtaggtttatttttttgttattccaTGAGTGAAATATATTCTACCGAATAATGTTTCGAAGAAATTATGCACGTATGTTTACTGAGTCTATATAAAACATACTTTGGAGTGACACATTTGCATCAGCTGTAGCATACCCCACTCTTGTTTCCTCATATAGAGCAGCTAGCTGAGCCAAGACCTGATTATCATTTTCATGCAACAGTTAGTAGATGAAGAAGTCTAAAACAGGTGCAGGAATAGAAAATGGACACCACAATGAGTTGCACGTTTCACATTTGCATTCTGTTGGAAAGTTTACAGAGATCGCACCTCTGAATATGTTTGGGGTGTAGATAGTTGAGAAGAAGGATGGTCTTCTACCAACCCCCTGGCAACAATATCCAAGGGCACATCTATCCATATCGAGATCCCATGTCTAAGGAATCCCCTGCAAATGTTTAGGAGCGGCTTAAGAtgagagagacacagagagagacaAAGTCAGAAaaggagatggagagagagagagattcattgCATACAGATTAGTTGAACTCTGAACTGCACCATCTCCGGCGCAAACAACCAAGCGACCCGTGGATGATAACTGCTTTAAAACTTCACCCTGCAACAAGAGTTCTCTGATTAGATGTCTACTGAACCACAATTATAAACTGTATCTACTGATGAAACAGGAGTTAAAGAAGAATATTAACGAAGAAAAAGACGAAAAACTACAGGATGTCACTGTCAAAGTTTTCAACCACAACATATGCCACAAGAACTAAATTCCTACCCTAATGTTCATTCGCCGTGATGCCTCTTAAGACTTATTGCAACAGATAACACTCCATTAAATTTCAACCATCTAATCTAGTCCTAATGTGCAAAAGCAACAAAGACAAACACCCTATCATATCACCTCAGACTCACGAAATCCTTGCTCGTCTGTCTCCCTAAATAGTTTTGCAGAAGCTTCACCACCAGCAGCTTCCTCGATCAACGCATCACTAGAGCAAACAAACCACAAGTTAACTGTGAACACCGTACTGAAATTCCTTCGGCTCTCAACCAGTAAAATCAGCATACCTATCAAAGAAGTAATATCGCAATGCTTCCGCTAAAAGTTTGGCCAACTGAGTTTTAATGGAGCTCTTCATCCCTTCAAAGCAGAAGATGGTCATTGGATACTTGACTAGTACTATTAATACAAGTGCAATTCTCAGACTGAAGCAAAATCTTACCGACAAGAAATATGGAAGTTCCTTTCAATTCTGGTGCAACATCCGCAGCTTTCTTCTGAAGTAAAACCGAAGAGTTAAGACAGGGGTCTTCCCTTACATTATAAGCTGCTGGTAGTCACTATGACTAACGGTCAAAATCAAAAGCACAAGGCAGCAAGTACTAGTGCTACTAAAGGATTGTTAGATTCCACTTGGTAGAGGAATAGCGTGCGGAAAAAGGCAAGACACAAGATACTTCTTCAAGAAGCAATATTTCATGATCTTCATTCTCTCATTTCGATGTTTATCAAGCAGAGTGTGCATATAACATATCGATCAATTAAGGACCATCAAAACTCACCTTAAGTGCAA
It encodes the following:
- the LOC115728906 gene encoding probable inactive shikimate kinase like 1, chloroplastic isoform X2, which encodes MATVHFSTYNGLKFRGDSGAIARSSVSPFSTASTSSSPAAKPRLSRLRASLCRKSLTATRALPEEIALSAPPEVVVDPTLALKKAADVAPELKGTSIFLVGMKSSIKTQLAKLLAEALRYYFFDSDALIEEAAGGEASAKLFRETDEQGFRESEGEVLKQLSSTGRLVVCAGDGAVQSSTNLGFLRHGISIWIDVPLDIVARGLVEDHPSSQLSTPQTYSEVLAQLAALYEETRVGYATADANVSLQKIASRYGHDDFSAVTVEDLAMEVLKEIEKLTLVKKMMQEAGRPF
- the LOC115728906 gene encoding probable inactive shikimate kinase like 1, chloroplastic isoform X1 encodes the protein MATVHFSTYNGLKFRGDSGAIARSSVSPFSTASTSSSPAAKPRLSRLRASLCRKSLTATRALPEEIALSAPPEVVVDPTLALKKKAADVAPELKGTSIFLVGMKSSIKTQLAKLLAEALRYYFFDSDALIEEAAGGEASAKLFRETDEQGFRESEGEVLKQLSSTGRLVVCAGDGAVQSSTNLGFLRHGISIWIDVPLDIVARGLVEDHPSSQLSTPQTYSEVLAQLAALYEETRVGYATADANVSLQKIASRYGHDDFSAVTVEDLAMEVLKEIEKLTLVKKMMQEAGRPF